One window from the genome of Bartonella sp. WD16.2 encodes:
- a CDS encoding GNAT family N-acetyltransferase produces MINSSSTSQSCAPFSAIDNTISYWPETIDHEAQIKQINQVVFGPGRFVRASYLLREDGKHDRQLSFVACLGDYVIGSVRMTPIYIGIQTAYLLGPLVVHPDHKNIGVGSKLVRMTLKAAENCNVPLVILIGDKDYYGRFNFKNVQHKQIQMPAPVNPRRLLVLELQEDALKMAHGKVRYRSCS; encoded by the coding sequence ATGATAAACTCATCGTCTACTTCTCAATCTTGCGCTCCTTTTTCTGCAATTGATAATACAATAAGCTATTGGCCTGAAACAATTGATCATGAGGCTCAAATTAAGCAAATCAATCAAGTAGTTTTTGGTCCTGGTCGTTTTGTGCGTGCAAGTTATTTACTGCGAGAAGATGGTAAGCATGATCGTCAACTTTCTTTTGTTGCTTGTTTGGGAGACTATGTTATTGGTTCTGTGAGGATGACACCTATATACATTGGTATACAAACTGCTTATTTATTAGGTCCTCTTGTTGTTCATCCTGACCATAAGAATATTGGTGTAGGAAGCAAATTAGTACGTATGACATTAAAAGCAGCAGAAAATTGTAATGTTCCTTTGGTTATTTTGATTGGGGATAAGGATTATTATGGCCGTTTCAATTTTAAAAATGTACAACATAAACAAATACAAATGCCTGCGCCAGTAAACCCACGACGATTATTAGTCTTAGAATTACAAGAAGATGCGTTAAAAATGGCACATGGTAAAGTACGTTATCGTTCATGTAGCTAA
- a CDS encoding metallophosphoesterase family protein, with protein sequence MLTFMFYLAHISDVHLSPLPQPSLSELFGKRLTGYFNWQKKRKNQMTTSVLDTLMHTLKKAKPDHLVISGDLVNLSLDKEFEQACRWLRAQDHPKNISLTLGNHDAYVRGAFQKACIAFQPWITGDLPQSDAFPYMRVRDNVAIISASSAIATPFFQAAGYFDKMQAQTLSQLLNEAAEHNLFRIVMIHHPPFHNATSWYKKLWGIEKFLDVIKNHGCELILHGHTHLPTLNFIEGKMKKIPIVGVSSASQIFGSKKPPANFNLFAIERFHQQWHCQLQRHSIINQNNEIMCTEKTDL encoded by the coding sequence ATGCTAACATTTATGTTTTATCTTGCCCATATATCGGATGTACACCTTTCACCTCTCCCACAGCCTTCTTTATCTGAGCTTTTTGGGAAGCGTCTTACTGGTTATTTTAATTGGCAAAAAAAACGCAAAAACCAAATGACAACAAGTGTTTTAGACACTTTAATGCATACCCTAAAAAAGGCAAAACCTGATCATCTTGTAATTTCCGGTGATCTCGTCAATCTTTCTCTAGATAAAGAATTTGAACAAGCGTGTCGTTGGTTACGTGCACAAGATCATCCTAAAAATATTTCTTTAACGCTTGGTAATCATGATGCCTATGTTCGCGGAGCATTTCAAAAAGCTTGTATCGCCTTTCAACCTTGGATCACAGGTGATCTTCCTCAAAGTGATGCTTTTCCTTATATGCGCGTTCGTGATAATGTAGCTATTATCAGTGCTTCTTCAGCCATCGCTACACCATTTTTCCAAGCTGCCGGCTATTTTGATAAAATGCAAGCACAAACTTTATCCCAACTTCTAAATGAAGCTGCAGAACACAATCTCTTTCGTATCGTCATGATACACCATCCTCCTTTTCATAATGCGACCTCTTGGTATAAAAAATTATGGGGTATAGAAAAATTTCTAGACGTTATAAAAAATCACGGTTGTGAACTTATTCTCCATGGCCACACCCACCTACCTACATTAAACTTTATTGAAGGAAAAATGAAAAAAATTCCTATTGTAGGTGTTTCTTCTGCATCACAAATCTTTGGAAGCAAGAAGCCACCTGCCAATTTCAACTTGTTTGCTATTGAGCGCTTTCATCAGCAATGGCACTGCCAGTTACAACGTCATAGTATTATTAATCAAAATAATGAAATAATGTGTACTGAAAAAACTGATCTTTAG
- a CDS encoding cation diffusion facilitator family transporter: MSTKIKIQRLTLWSILVACIVFALKYWAYQITGSVALYSDALESIVNIIAALATWWAVKISLKPADQNHPFGHHKAEYFSAIFEGVLIIIAAIVILRKAWLALSTAELPQQPGVWIGINLAVCIINYFWGLILIRQGKIHHSPALKADGAHVMMDVLTSFGILVGLIVAFISGWTILDPILAIMVAIHILVQGWKVIHNSVQGLMDVGVELNETMRINDLILANACGAIEIHDLRTRIAGRVTFIEFHLVVPTAMQVGEAHQICNKIEKALKVEFENARITIHIEPESEAKFFSGTMTIPFL, encoded by the coding sequence ATGAGTACAAAGATAAAGATACAAAGATTGACACTATGGTCTATTTTAGTGGCTTGTATCGTTTTTGCTTTGAAATATTGGGCTTATCAGATTACCGGTTCGGTTGCACTTTATTCTGATGCTTTGGAATCAATTGTTAATATAATTGCTGCCTTAGCAACATGGTGGGCTGTTAAAATAAGCCTTAAACCAGCTGATCAAAATCATCCTTTTGGGCATCATAAGGCGGAATATTTTTCTGCTATTTTTGAAGGTGTATTGATCATTATTGCAGCAATTGTGATTTTAAGAAAAGCATGGCTAGCTCTTTCGACTGCTGAATTACCGCAGCAGCCTGGAGTATGGATTGGTATTAATCTTGCAGTCTGTATCATAAATTATTTTTGGGGTTTGATTCTTATTCGACAAGGAAAAATTCATCATTCACCAGCTCTTAAGGCTGATGGAGCGCATGTAATGATGGATGTTTTAACCTCCTTTGGCATTTTAGTAGGACTCATTGTTGCTTTCATAAGTGGATGGACTATTTTAGATCCAATTTTGGCAATAATGGTTGCTATTCATATTCTTGTGCAAGGCTGGAAAGTGATTCATAATTCTGTTCAAGGATTGATGGATGTTGGAGTAGAATTAAATGAAACCATGCGGATTAATGATCTTATTTTAGCAAATGCGTGTGGGGCCATTGAAATACATGATTTACGCACGCGTATTGCTGGTAGGGTTACTTTTATAGAGTTTCATTTAGTTGTACCAACTGCGATGCAGGTGGGAGAAGCACATCAAATTTGTAATAAAATTGAGAAAGCACTTAAAGTAGAATTTGAAAATGCACGTATTACTATTCATATAGAACCTGAAAGTGAAGCCAAATTTTTTTCTGGTACAATGACTATTCCTTTTTTGTGA
- a CDS encoding TrmH family RNA methyltransferase: protein MILNITTIHEADDPRLETYRNIREKDLVGRQHQFVAEGEVVLSTLLHSKNFSTLSLLIVAARLLGIMPILKETKPTCPIYCVPQKVMDDIAGFHVHRGILGIGKRKTLPSLQKFLQNLPEKALVPVLCGISNHDNMGAIFRNAAAFASHGIIVDKTSCDPLYRKAIRGSVGATLKIPYTQGADIDSIIKTLNDADFHLYALSPSAPRYLKEAKSTKRTAIILGTESDGLPAHILQKSETLRIPMAYGFNSLNVATASGIALAHFADFDKLN from the coding sequence ATGATTCTGAATATCACCACAATCCACGAAGCTGATGATCCGCGTTTGGAAACTTATCGTAATATTCGTGAAAAAGATCTCGTTGGACGGCAGCATCAATTTGTTGCCGAAGGTGAAGTGGTATTGTCGACATTGCTGCATTCAAAAAATTTTTCTACTTTGTCATTGCTTATTGTAGCAGCGCGCCTTCTTGGAATTATGCCCATTTTAAAAGAAACAAAACCAACCTGTCCTATTTATTGCGTCCCGCAAAAAGTCATGGATGATATTGCTGGTTTTCATGTTCATCGTGGTATACTCGGTATCGGTAAACGTAAAACTTTACCATCATTACAAAAGTTCTTACAAAATCTTCCAGAAAAAGCTTTAGTTCCAGTTTTATGTGGTATTTCTAATCATGATAATATGGGTGCTATTTTTCGCAATGCAGCCGCTTTTGCCAGTCACGGTATCATTGTTGATAAAACTTCGTGCGATCCGCTATACCGAAAAGCAATTAGAGGTTCTGTTGGTGCGACTCTAAAAATACCTTATACACAAGGCGCTGATATTGATAGTATTATTAAAACTTTAAATGATGCAGATTTTCATCTTTATGCTCTTTCCCCTTCTGCTCCACGTTATCTCAAAGAAGCAAAATCAACAAAACGCACTGCAATTATTTTAGGAACAGAAAGTGACGGTTTGCCAGCTCATATTCTGCAAAAATCAGAGACCTTACGCATTCCTATGGCTTATGGTTTTAATAGCCTCAATGTTGCTACAGCATCAGGTATCGCATTAGCACATTTTGCTGATTTTGATAAACTCAACTAA
- the mnmA gene encoding tRNA 2-thiouridine(34) synthase MnmA, with translation MSLNSLDLPGQPENSRIVVAMSGGVDSSVVAGLLKKEGYDVVGITLQLYDHGVATHRVGSCCAGQDIEDARRIAETLKIPHYVLDYEERFREAVIDPFTESYTHGETPVPCVACNQTVKFSDLLATARELGANALATGHYIRSRSCGAHRALFRPLDADRDQSYFLFATTQEQIDYLRFPLGDLSKARVREIAAKMGFVVADKHDSQDICFVPQGKYSDVITKLRPESTNPGIIMHINGQILGEHSGIINYTVGQRRGIGIATGEALYVVYLDAENARVIVGPREMLETHKLFLRNVNWLGDEQLDNFPPDGIDVVVKIRSTRPPRPARLLYQKGVFSVDLLESESGVAPGQACVFYNENSNEARVLGGGFITHSERSAGAEAMLKQVLHNLETKTITFSQTKEAIACK, from the coding sequence ATGTCTTTAAATAGTCTTGATTTGCCAGGACAGCCGGAAAACTCTCGTATTGTTGTTGCAATGTCTGGAGGAGTTGATTCGTCTGTTGTGGCAGGCCTTTTAAAAAAAGAAGGTTATGATGTGGTTGGAATTACCTTGCAACTTTATGATCATGGTGTTGCAACGCATCGTGTGGGGTCGTGTTGTGCAGGACAAGATATTGAAGATGCACGTCGTATAGCGGAAACATTGAAGATACCTCATTATGTTCTTGATTATGAAGAGCGATTTCGTGAAGCTGTAATTGATCCTTTTACGGAAAGCTATACACATGGAGAAACACCTGTTCCATGTGTGGCCTGTAATCAAACTGTTAAATTTTCTGATTTATTAGCAACTGCACGTGAATTAGGTGCAAATGCTTTGGCAACAGGGCATTATATTCGTAGTCGTTCTTGTGGTGCGCATCGAGCATTGTTTCGCCCTCTTGATGCTGACCGTGATCAGAGTTATTTCCTTTTTGCCACAACGCAAGAGCAAATTGATTATTTGCGTTTTCCACTTGGAGATCTTTCAAAAGCACGTGTTCGTGAAATAGCAGCAAAAATGGGTTTTGTTGTTGCCGATAAGCACGATAGTCAAGATATTTGCTTTGTTCCACAAGGGAAGTATTCTGATGTTATCACAAAATTGCGTCCAGAATCCACAAATCCTGGAATTATTATGCATATCAATGGGCAAATTTTGGGCGAACATTCAGGAATTATCAATTATACTGTTGGTCAACGTCGCGGTATTGGGATTGCAACTGGTGAAGCGCTTTATGTAGTTTATCTCGACGCGGAAAATGCGCGCGTTATTGTTGGTCCGCGTGAGATGTTGGAAACACATAAACTCTTTTTGCGTAATGTAAATTGGCTTGGTGATGAGCAATTAGATAATTTTCCTCCTGATGGCATTGATGTGGTAGTCAAAATTCGTTCGACACGTCCTCCACGTCCAGCTCGTTTACTTTATCAAAAGGGTGTCTTTTCTGTTGATTTATTAGAAAGCGAAAGTGGAGTTGCTCCTGGGCAAGCCTGTGTTTTTTATAATGAAAATAGTAATGAAGCACGTGTCCTTGGGGGAGGATTTATTACACATTCAGAACGTTCTGCAGGTGCTGAAGCAATGTTGAAGCAAGTTTTGCATAATTTAGAAACAAAAACTATTACTTTTTCTCAGACTAAAGAAGCTATTGCATGCAAATGA
- the sciP gene encoding CtrA inhibitor SciP gives MTDLIKTQIKYVIGPDGSPLTITDLPPPTTRRWVIRRKAEVVAAVRGGLLSLDEACQRYTLTVEEFLSWQSSIDEHGLAGLRTTRIQHYRH, from the coding sequence ATGACCGATTTGATAAAAACACAAATAAAATATGTGATTGGCCCGGATGGCAGTCCACTTACAATTACCGACCTGCCACCACCAACAACAAGGCGTTGGGTTATCCGCCGTAAGGCTGAAGTTGTTGCGGCTGTTAGAGGTGGTTTGTTAAGTCTTGATGAGGCGTGTCAACGCTATACTTTGACTGTAGAAGAATTTCTCTCATGGCAAAGTTCTATTGATGAACACGGCTTAGCTGGACTACGGACAACAAGAATCCAACACTACAGGCATTAA
- a CDS encoding flagellar export protein FliJ, with translation MKSQQSMVRLKMFQVREKRREIAQLEIMIKEFEQMTLELEAQIASEERKSGNNDIHHFAYSTVACAARKRHDNLTDSIRNLQLQKANAEIILHEIETELRRIQILEMRENKKAVGE, from the coding sequence ATGAAATCACAGCAAAGTATGGTAAGATTAAAAATGTTTCAAGTACGTGAGAAGCGTCGTGAAATTGCACAGCTTGAAATAATGATCAAAGAATTTGAACAAATGACGCTAGAGTTAGAGGCACAAATTGCCAGTGAAGAACGTAAATCTGGAAATAATGATATTCATCATTTTGCTTATTCAACTGTTGCTTGTGCGGCACGGAAGCGGCACGATAATTTAACGGATTCAATTCGTAATTTACAGCTTCAGAAAGCAAATGCTGAAATTATTTTACATGAAATTGAAACAGAATTGCGACGTATACAAATTCTTGAAATGCGAGAAAATAAAAAGGCAGTGGGTGAATGA